A region of the Lentimicrobium sp. L6 genome:
TTCGTTATTCCACATGTTTATTTCCGCCGTTTCTATTTTGTCTTCTTCGTAATTGCCAGTATAAGATTCAAAAGTAAGGTCAGTTAATTTCTGAAAGTAGACGAGTTCACCTGTTTCAAAATCAGTAGTAGAAAAGTTCATCTCCTGTAGAACATTTGAACCATCGTAAATGAAATCAATTTGCACCTCGATTTTCATTCCCATAAGACCCATAAAGCTATAATATTGGCTGATTTGATTATTCTCAAAGTTCATTTCCTCAAAGAAAGTAGTATCCCAAGTATCTACATTGTAACTTTCAATGAGTTCTAATGTTTTATAACCATTGGAATTGTATGTAATATTTGATCGTTGAAAATTTACCCACGTATCATCTTGCCAAGCATTTGTTATTTTTTGAGTCAGTTTTCCCTGCGAGTTATAAATTAGAGAGTCTTTTATACTATTTGTATTATCTGGAACATTAGTTTCCAAAGAATAAATTAGATTGTTATTGTAGTCATATGTATGATTTGTATTGTAAATATACAACCAAGAATTATTGTCATTTGTATATTTTTTCACCAGTCTAGGTAGATCGGGTTGTTGATATAGTTGATTGGACCATCCTTGTTTTTGAAATTTTGTAATTGTCTTAAAATTCGTTTTAATAATCTCATTTGGCATTAGGTTTTGAGCTTTTGTTATTGTTCCTAAAATAAGAATTCCAGTAATTAAAAATGGAAAAATTAGTGCTTTTCTGATCATGATTTATTTTTTAATTGATAGTAATTATGATTGGTTTATTTTTTTAACTGAGGGCTAATCTATAATTAGTTTTTTCAAATTTTTCTAATGGTTATTTTTCTGATTTGGTGTAGTTAAGAGAGCGTAACTATCAGATATTAAGTATTTGTATCTAATTATTTTATTTATTTAATACTATTTTCGTCACAAAGCATAATACCTTGTTTTTTTATTCTTCTAGAAGTTTTTTAACAAGGTTTTTATTGCTTTTATGACAATTTCTGGTTGTTCAATATGGATATTGTGTCCACTTTTTTCTGCAATCCAAACTTGACTATTCAGTGATAGAGCTGAAATATTCTCTTGTGATTTTTTCCATTCTTCTTCTGCTATTATGGAATCTTGTGGTAAAAGCCCAGAAAAAATATCAGGAATACCATGCCTTATCACTTTAGAAGGAATTGTATTTAAAAATCCAAATTGTTTGACTTGTTTATCACTTAATAAAATGTTTTCGGCTTCGCTAATATTTGCATTAAAGTATTTGGGTTGAAAACAGATTTGAGTTGGGTAGTCTGGTAATTTTTCTTGGAACGAAACTGGTATCATATCCTTTCCTATCAACCTTGTAATTCCTATTTTTGATAGGAATAGAAATAATTTAAGTTGTTCTGTTTGACCATTTCCAATTTCGTTCAGAACTGGCAAGTCCAACATATTATCTGGACGAGGGTCAAGAAATATAAGCCCATAAACTTCATTGGGATATAAATTTGCAAATATTCTAATAGTATGGCCACCATATGAATGACCGATTAACAGAAAGGGTGGCTCTTCGCCATTTTTTAAAAGTACTTCGTGCAATTCTTTAGCAGATTCCAAAGATGTCCGGGGTTTATTAGAAATATCACTCCACCCATAGCCAGGTCTATCCCAAGAGCAGGTTCTAATAAAGCTAGTTGCTTCATTCTGAATTAACTGCCAATCTACTGAACACATCCCTCCCCCAGCTTCAAGAACAACAGTAGGGAGTGTGTCATTTTTTTCTCCTGTTGAGTAAATATGTATGTTTGCATTGTTTACTTCTATCATTTTGCCTGGTGCAGGGAAATGGGTTAAATCATCTCTGGATTTGATTACTTCATTTATTAAACTATACCCTATCAAGATTATAAGAAGAGAAAAAGGGATTAGTAAAATGAATAATAAAAATTTCTTAATTTTTTTCATATTAAATTTTTACTAATTAAATGGTTTATTGAAATTTTCGTTGGGTTCGATATAAATTATATTGTTAAAATAGTCGAAGATAATATTGAATTTCATGAACATCGGCAAGCCAATCATTCCAATATTCTTTGGATGTACTCTGGCGGTTTTCTCATCTCCAAAAACAACGTTTACATGTTCGAATGTATAATCTCCGATGGTCATATTATCAATTTTCGCAAAGTATTCTGTTCCACCAAAAGCATCACGTTTTTTTGAACCAGTAGGAGCTTTAATATCAAGAGATGTATTTAAGGCAACTTTAAAGGGATAGATTCCACCAAGATCAATATCTGCCCTATCCTTATAAACCTTCCCATCATTTGTGGTAATTATAAAGGGAACAGAATAGGTGCCGGTTTCGGTTAATTGCATGTCCAGGGTGCTCCCTTTTCCATTATAAATAAATCCTTTTGGGTTATGTAAGATTATTTCATTCTCAATAAAATCGAACTCTACAATAAAGTGCTTAAAGAAGGTATTACACAGTTGCCCATCAGCATCGGGGAACATTCTTGCGAATCCTGCCGCTGTAGGCGAAACTAAAACAGGTTGCTCATAAAAAATGATATCATTGAATTTTAATGTGAGATTTTTTGATTCGTATAAATGTGTAGAACTTTCATTTTCTGAACCGCTAATACTTTTTGAATCAATCGGTTTTAATTGAAGTACATCAACAAGTGGGGAACCGAATAGCCATACCTGCTCCCATAAAACACCATTATCAATCATAAGGTTTGCTTTTGCACCATTAATTTCAATTTCCATTAAAGGTTTGCCATTGTGCATTTTAAAAGGAATTTTAATAGTATCATCTTGATCTATTAAGACTTGATATCTACCAGGTCCTTCATCCATCACTGCTTCTATGTTACTATGGTTTTGAGCATTTAGTGTTACTACAATTAGTAGAATTCCGATCATCAAATTTAGTACTCTCATTTTCATTTTTTTACTTTAAAAAATTATTGTTTATGCTGGATAGCACATACATATATATTGTCATGCTATAACACTCTCTAATCAGTTATACTTTTGTAAATATTAGATTTCGAACATTACCAGAGGATAATTTAAAACCTATAATTATATTATTATCATCCCTTATAAATCTAATGTTATTAAACCAATATTGGTTTCCTTCAAAATGGTCTTCATCGGCTGGTGTGAGTAAAACTTCTTCATTTCTCCAATAGCTAGCTCTTAATGTGTCATTAGTTATATTTAAATCATATTGTACTCCTAATTCTTCACTAACATAATTCCCTTCAAATTCAATTAATTGGCTATATGGTAGAAGATAATTTTCCACTTCTTCATTTTTCATAGGCTCCAAGTCTTCTTCCTTTTTTTCTTGAATGAAATCTTTCAAAACTATATCAGCCATATCAAAACCATACTTATATGGGCTAATTGAATAATAATTACCTAATAAAGCTATTCCGGTTTTATGTTCTGGGAAATAGATTACACCTGCCCGGTAATTTGCATCATGGCCACTATGTAAAGCTATATTCAAACCCTTGTAGTTGCTTATACCAAAGCCGTATCCATAATCTACGTGCTCGCCTGAATTTAATGTGTCAGTTGCTGAAAGCATTTTTTTTATTATCGCTTCATTTCCAAGCTGTATTTCCGAAAAATTAATCAACCATTTGCACATATCTTCTCCAGTTGTCAAAACACTTGTTGGCCCAACATATGAATAGCTCAATATGCCCTTATACAATTCTCCATCCCAATCACCATAGGCATAAGCTCTGTTTTTAACTATTTCTGAGCAATCATCATAGAATTGTGAGTTATTCATTCCTAATGGCAAAAAGATGTTTTCTTTTGTCCAATCCCGGAATTTTTCACCCGAAATATATTCAACAATTTTTGCCAATAAGAAATAATTAGTATTAGTGTATTCTAACTCCTCGCCTGGCTCGAAATTTAAATCATTTTGATTTTTAATCAGCTTATAAAGAAATGACGACTCAATTTGATCCGCTGATGTAATCCCTGCAATTTGTTGTAATTTTTCAAGTTCTCGTAATCCGCTAGTGTGATGCAGTAAATGTCTAATTTTTATTTTATTCTTAAACTTTGGGAGATCATTTAAGTATTTTCCTATAAAATCATCTAGTGATAATTTCCCTTGGTTTTCTAAAAGAAGAATAGCAAAAGCTGTAAATTGTTTTGATACTGATCCTATATGGAATATGGTTTTTGATGTAATTGGAATCTCGTATTCAAGATTTGCATTACCATATCCGTTCAAGTGTTTAATTTCTCCATTTTGAACTAGTACAGCAACAACTCCAGGTGAGTCAATACTATTGAACTCTTCAAATAGTTTGTTGATGCTGTTTATTTGTTGTGAATAAATATCACATATTATTGATAATAACACAATTATTATTACTAATCTAATTTTCATAATTCCTCCTCTAATAAATAATTGACTGCTGCATTTGCATCAACAACATGCCTCACTTTATAATCATTGTATTCTATTTGCATACTTGTTTCTATCATAACCTTTTTATATTCTTCTGGAGTTAAGTCATTATTAATTTCTTTCATCATTGCAATAATGCCAGCTAAGACTGGAGACATAGATGAATTTGAAAAATAGGGGTAGGCTCCAATATTATTTCCTACTTTCCTATCTAATTTCAGAAAGTTTTTATAAGAAAAAGTTAACATGAGATTATAGTCGAAATGAAAAATATTTACATCAGGTTCTCTTTCATAAGGTTCTGTTAGTTTCGGTAAAAAGCCATATGGAAGAATATTATCCTGCAAATCATAATGAATAAATGTAGTGACAATGTTATAATTAATAGCCTTTTGTACTGCTTCATCAATTATAGTCCTATTCTCAACACTAAAGGCTTCAGCTGAATAAGTCAAAATATCAATTTTGTTTTCAATTGCCCAATCAATAGCCTCACATATATTCCTTGCCTCCTTTGCTTTGTTATTCTCTCTTGCGCAAAGTGCAAAAACTTCTGCACCCGGAGCAATCTCTTTCAATGTCGTTGCCATCCATAGTCCATGCTCTGCAATATCATTTAAGGATTCCATATTCCATGTAAAATCTTTCCCTCCAGCATAAAGATATTTATTATCCTCATAACCAAAGTATTTCCCAATTACACCAACTTTTATACCTTTGCCTGTGGCTATCTTTTGTGCTTCCTTTATATTATGGAATGTGTTGTAAGTCGGTCTGGTATTTGCATTCGGAAAGCTTATATACCAAATGTCATCATGTTTAATATTATAATACACTGAAACTAGCAGTAGCACAATAAGTGAGATAAATAGGATTTTTATTTTCATATTAATATGCTTTAAAGTTAAGCTCTGAATTATATATTCAAGTTAAAAATGAAGTAAGCCTCTCCTTTGTCAATACTTTTACAAAATAGGGCTGACCTTCCTTCAACTTATCAAAATTAATCACCATATACTCAGCCGTTCATTCACAGGAATATAGTACTTGGAATTAATATCTATTTCGTAAACATCATAAAATTCATTCTGATTATATATAGGTCCAATTGCTCTAAATTTCTGAGGCGTGTGTATTCTTTTTAATGAAGATATTTCATATTCGGAGGTTGCTTTTTCTTTCCAAAACTGTGCGAAAGCCATGAAGAAACTTCTTATTGCTTTTGATTCTTCCTCAGTAGAAATCTGAGGTTTATTTTCTTTCATATACATTTTTAATGCCAATAAAGAAACCTCCACACCACCCAAATCAGCAAAATTTTCTTGAAGTGTTTTCTTTCCATCCACAAAGAAATTTTCTTGAACCGTATATTGATTGAATTGGTTGATTAGCCCTTCTGTTATTTGTTTCCAGTTATTCCTGTTGAACTTTTTCCCATAGCTATCAAAAGCATGTGTCATTTCATGGGCAATGGTTCTTCCAAGAGTAGCAAATATCATAGGATAATCATCTTTATTGGAAAAACAGCTAGCATATAAGGTACCTGCATATAGTCTTACTAGATTGTCAGATTTTATATACCTACAGTCAGTTTCATATGGCGGAGAAACCCAATTTGGCAAAGATGCTTTGATTTTAAGTTTGTATTCTTCAGTTTTATGAATGTTACTCTTATAGGAATCCGAGGACAGCACTGGCATTTTAGGCAGATTTGAAATATCTGGAGCACCTATCTCAAATTGCATCTCCTCTAATCTGGTTAGGAAGAAGTCGTAATTATTCATTTTAATTTTAGTGCTGTTTTCGATCTTTTCTTTATACGCTATCTTTAAATATTTTATGATTTCTCTGATTTTTTCTACTTTGTTTTGATTTATTGTTACTTTGGAAAAAACCACCCCAAATAGCATTGGATAGTGTTTTTGAACCAGATATACTCTTTTTTTATCGTTGTCACCATATTCAGCTGTACTTTTATAAAAGTTACGTAATTGGGTTAAGGTGTATTGATGATCTTCATCAAGATAATATAACGAATCACCTGAAAGTATTTCAAGTGATTGATCGGCTATTTCATCCCATAAAATCCCCCAATTGTTAATGACACTGACATTCTCAGGAATAGTAGTGTTTTCTATCCATTCTCTGTTTGCATATTCGTAGAAATCTGATATTGGATCTTTTTCTTGAGCCAGAATTGTATATGTACTGAAAAAACAAATTAATGCAACAATTTGAAATTTGATGATTATTTTCATGAACTTAGGTATTTATGTCTAATTGCATCTCCTCTGATTTTAAATATTCAGTTATTTTGCAAGATCGGTTTCAATAATTTTAACGCGAAAAGAACCATCTTCTACATTAAGTGATTTCCCAGTTCTAGTAGAAATTGCACCATTAAACTTCCCCTCTAGAAATCCACTATCATTATAACTCTCTATTATAAATTGGCTCAATTCCCCAACGTAACTCCAATCGTCATTGATGCCAAAAGTAGTATCCGCTGGTGAATTGTATTCTATAAATTGAAATTCGGTGGAAACACCTTCAACATGACTTAGACTAACTGGAAATGAGAGATTATGAAACTGACTACCAATAATGAACAAATGCATTCCTTTCTCAGAATTTTCTGAAATTCCTGATAAACTCAATTGATCCATAATGTGACTTCCTGTAGAAGCAGATTGATATAAATACTCGTTGATTAATCCTGGAGAATATGTATATAATTCATTCCCGATTTGAGCAGAAATAAATTGCTCGGGTAAATTCTCTTTTGCATCCTGATTCATAATTTCTGACTCATTCTGCTTATCACACGCAGTGAAAAAGGCCAATCCCAAAAAGACTAAAATTAATTTTTTCATTTTTCTTATTTATAATAATTAATTACGTAATTTTTATTACTTTTTATTTTGACTTAGGTGATGAAAGAATTGAAATCTCATCATATTTGTTTTCAATATCATTGATATTTACATTTTTAAGATATATATCAGAAAACCTTGAATAAGTTTTCTTTGCATTTTCATGAATTTAGGTACTTATGACTATAAATATGTTTCTGTTTATTATGAAATCTGCACTTATAAACTTAGTCATGTATATTTCAGGTTTCTGCTCAATTATCGCGACCTAAGAAAATATTTTTCTTATTGAATCTATATGCGATAATCGAATCACCTTTTGTAATCTCAATATATAATACGCTATCTTCTTTATTTTTAAATATGTATTCCCCTCGATAAAATTTGCAAAAGATATCCGAATCCAATTCATCAATTCTGATCCCGTTAATTGAATATATCTCATCACCAGGCATAATTCCTGATAATTCAGGCTCGTAACCAGAATAAATACTTGACACTACAAATTTATTTCTTAGGGGCTTATATGTTATTCCAAAAGTGCTATCGATTGGTTCTTTTAGGTTTCGTTTCGGGATGAAACCTATTCGCCTATTTCTATAATCTAGGGTAATATTGAAATTCTTTAAATATCTATTACCTATAATCCCGGTAAAATCTCTTTCAGGAGTATTGCTTACATTTATTATCATTTCTTCACTTGTGTTATTAATGAAAGAAAAATTTGAAGCCTTAAATAAAAATGATTCTCCAATCTCATTTTTTTCTCCACGAATAAGTAAGGATGGTCTAGAGATGTATTCAGCTGTTTGATTGGGGAATTGTTGAAGAAGACTTCGATACAACTTTTCTGAAGACAATGTGATGCCTCCACTGCTTCCTGTATCAAAAAACAAATCAATTTTTATACTGTCGTTGAATGTCGCAGGAAGAATTGGTGTTTCCTGTGTCTTTGATGGTTTATAGTTTACCCATTGTATTTCTTCATAATTCTCCAGCTTTTCGACATTATCAGTTAATGTGATTTGTTGTTTATCAAAATCGATTTGAAAAACGCAGGTTTGTATTAGATTATAGCCAATAATTCCATAGGCAGAAATACAATTAAGCATTCCCCATTTAGAGTTTTTCGCTGATATTGAACCAATGTCTCGAAATTTCACCCCCCCTAATTCAAGTTCCTTGAGAGAAACTAATGCATTGTTAAAGGCATTTTGTGAGGTGTCTTGTTTATTTCCGAATGAAAATCTTTTGTATTTGTTTTCACCAATTTCATTTAGTAGGGAATCCATTAACACCGTTTGGGCACCGGTATCAAACCAAAACGGATATTCTTTATCACCTCCATCCACTTTTGCTTTTACAATAATCCAATTATTAACATACTCAAAATCTAAAACTTCATAAAAGTTACTGCTTTCAAGTTGGCAACCTGTTAAGCTAGATTCAAGTTTTGCTTGCAGATAATTTAAGCCAAAATAACCTATGGCTAAAATGAGTACAATTATTGTACTTAGCGTAATCAATAATTTTTTAATAGTTTTTCTTTTCATAATTTATGTATTAAGATCGAATTTGCAGAAATAGAATTTTCAATGCCAGATTTCTATACAATTGTTCCCTTATAACCATCATTTTAGTAATCTCTAATTATTCTAAAAACATAGTACATATATTCTACTATAGTTAATATTAGTAATGTACTGGAAGAAGTTGACGATTTCATCTGTTAAACTTTATGATTCAATTCTTGGTTTGAAATACTCTGCCATTTCTCTGCGATTCTGAGCAATTATAAGCTTTGTACAATTTCTCTTTTTTCGTTGTTGTAAATATTTAAAAGTCAAAAAAGTATTGCTTTTGATTATTAGAGATTAAAAGTATTTAAACCCTTTTTATTAGAATAATTATTTCGATATACAAAACAATATGAACTATTAACAGAATATTTTATAGGATAACATCACTTATGGCTCTATCATCCTATTTATCAATAAAAAGAATATTTGTCGAATGACATTTTAATTGAATATTACTTTCAAAAGTATCAAATTCATTGGGAATCTATCTGTTAAAATATAAATAATACGATAAAAGGAAATGGTACTTTTGAGAAAAAATAGGCAAAAATATCCCTATCAGTTATGAGTAAATCAAAAACACGAAATGGGATACGCTTTTAAATTTATGGTATTTTATAAGATAATAATTTTTGAAATTCGGCACGATAGCTATAGCCAATAGGGATTTCCATATTATGCATGATAATTGTGTTGCCTTCTATAAGATCAATTTTATCGAATTGAATGATAAATGATTTATGTACTCTAATAAAACTATCGGGTAAAATTTCGGTAAGTTTTTTTAGAGTTATATGTGATATGTAATTCTTGCTAGTGGTAATGAATTTGCAATAATCGCCCGTAGATTCAATAAATAAAATGTCATGGAATGCTACTTTATGCAATTTTTTATCGGCTTTTATAAATATATGGTCTTTGGGTTTTTGTTTGATTAATGGTTTGTTTTTCTGATTTGCTTGAAGTTTATCTTCGGCTCTTTGCACAGCTTTATAGAAACGATTAAATGAAAAAGGTTTGTGTAAATAGTCAATGATTTCGAGCTCGAAACTCTCCACAGCATATTCGCGATAGGCTGTAGTAATTATAGCAAGTGGAGGATTCCTCAATGCTTTATAAAAGTCTATCCCATTCATTCCGGGCATATTTATATCAAGAAATAATAAATCAATAT
Encoded here:
- a CDS encoding peptidase codes for the protein MKIKILFISLIVLLLVSVYYNIKHDDIWYISFPNANTRPTYNTFHNIKEAQKIATGKGIKVGVIGKYFGYEDNKYLYAGGKDFTWNMESLNDIAEHGLWMATTLKEIAPGAEVFALCARENNKAKEARNICEAIDWAIENKIDILTYSAEAFSVENRTIIDEAVQKAINYNIVTTFIHYDLQDNILPYGFLPKLTEPYEREPDVNIFHFDYNLMLTFSYKNFLKLDRKVGNNIGAYPYFSNSSMSPVLAGIIAMMKEINNDLTPEEYKKVMIETSMQIEYNDYKVRHVVDANAAVNYLLEEEL
- a CDS encoding alpha/beta fold hydrolase, translated to MKKIKKFLLFILLIPFSLLIILIGYSLINEVIKSRDDLTHFPAPGKMIEVNNANIHIYSTGEKNDTLPTVVLEAGGGMCSVDWQLIQNEATSFIRTCSWDRPGYGWSDISNKPRTSLESAKELHEVLLKNGEEPPFLLIGHSYGGHTIRIFANLYPNEVYGLIFLDPRPDNMLDLPVLNEIGNGQTEQLKLFLFLSKIGITRLIGKDMIPVSFQEKLPDYPTQICFQPKYFNANISEAENILLSDKQVKQFGFLNTIPSKVIRHGIPDIFSGLLPQDSIIAEEEWKKSQENISALSLNSQVWIAEKSGHNIHIEQPEIVIKAIKTLLKNF
- a CDS encoding T9SS type A sorting domain-containing protein is translated as MIRKALIFPFLITGILILGTITKAQNLMPNEIIKTNFKTITKFQKQGWSNQLYQQPDLPRLVKKYTNDNNSWLYIYNTNHTYDYNNNLIYSLETNVPDNTNSIKDSLIYNSQGKLTQKITNAWQDDTWVNFQRSNITYNSNGYKTLELIESYNVDTWDTTFFEEMNFENNQISQYYSFMGLMGMKIEVQIDFIYDGSNVLQEMNFSTTDFETGELVYFQKLTDLTFESYTGNYEEDKIETAEINMWNNEWVYFGRFETAYDDLGGYERLYEIYDGSAYENFQLETETYDEYLNLVESKIEIWENNSWIMDTGEKNTLEYENNNLVQRIIQTWNMDSNSYIDMNMEEYEDFLITSNSTLFNQEANFKFQVFPNPAIENVYVIFEKITLSKMRIELFDNLGRSQLKKTFSTKTNSFELDLKSLKKGSYLLKITTPFSTQTKKLIISK
- a CDS encoding M13-type metalloendopeptidase, with translation MKIIIKFQIVALICFFSTYTILAQEKDPISDFYEYANREWIENTTIPENVSVINNWGILWDEIADQSLEILSGDSLYYLDEDHQYTLTQLRNFYKSTAEYGDNDKKRVYLVQKHYPMLFGVVFSKVTINQNKVEKIREIIKYLKIAYKEKIENSTKIKMNNYDFFLTRLEEMQFEIGAPDISNLPKMPVLSSDSYKSNIHKTEEYKLKIKASLPNWVSPPYETDCRYIKSDNLVRLYAGTLYASCFSNKDDYPMIFATLGRTIAHEMTHAFDSYGKKFNRNNWKQITEGLINQFNQYTVQENFFVDGKKTLQENFADLGGVEVSLLALKMYMKENKPQISTEEESKAIRSFFMAFAQFWKEKATSEYEISSLKRIHTPQKFRAIGPIYNQNEFYDVYEIDINSKYYIPVNERLSIW
- a CDS encoding serine hydrolase, with product MKIRLVIIIVLLSIICDIYSQQINSINKLFEEFNSIDSPGVVAVLVQNGEIKHLNGYGNANLEYEIPITSKTIFHIGSVSKQFTAFAILLLENQGKLSLDDFIGKYLNDLPKFKNKIKIRHLLHHTSGLRELEKLQQIAGITSADQIESSFLYKLIKNQNDLNFEPGEELEYTNTNYFLLAKIVEYISGEKFRDWTKENIFLPLGMNNSQFYDDCSEIVKNRAYAYGDWDGELYKGILSYSYVGPTSVLTTGEDMCKWLINFSEIQLGNEAIIKKMLSATDTLNSGEHVDYGYGFGISNYKGLNIALHSGHDANYRAGVIYFPEHKTGIALLGNYYSISPYKYGFDMADIVLKDFIQEKKEEDLEPMKNEEVENYLLPYSQLIEFEGNYVSEELGVQYDLNITNDTLRASYWRNEEVLLTPADEDHFEGNQYWFNNIRFIRDDNNIIIGFKLSSGNVRNLIFTKV
- a CDS encoding LytTR family DNA-binding domain-containing protein, producing MEIKCLIIEDEPAAIRIIESYSQNINYLNIIGKCKTANEAISFLNKNDIDLLFLDINMPGMNGIDFYKALRNPPLAIITTAYREYAVESFELEIIDYLHKPFSFNRFYKAVQRAEDKLQANQKNKPLIKQKPKDHIFIKADKKLHKVAFHDILFIESTGDYCKFITTSKNYISHITLKKLTEILPDSFIRVHKSFIIQFDKIDLIEGNTIIMHNMEIPIGYSYRAEFQKLLSYKIP